In Candidatus Manganitrophus morganii, the genomic window GAAGATCTACTATTGCAGATTTAAAAGCAGGGTTGATCTCAACCGAAGCGGGGAAGGACGTCTTTTTTGTTATTTCATGTTTTATCCTGGTTTTCTTGTCTAATAAAAATATTTTAGTAGGGTCAAGAGTATCCGATTCAAATGAGACACCTATTATTAGTTTGTTTCCGTTTTCACTTATATGAGCGATTATTGCATTTCCTATAGGAAGGATTTCATTTCCAATGATAAATGCAAAGTCGTGCAATTTCTGGCCGATATGGAGAGGGGGAGTAATCTTCTCCGTTAATGAGAACTTCGTTCCAAATATTGAAAAATCTATTAAGGCTCCTGTATGTTCTTCTGTAGTCTCTGTATTAAAATTAATAAATTTAGTGAGATTTGTAATTTGATCCGAAGAGTAGCGGGGCAATCTCACGAATGGGAAAAGTGATGTTCTTTTGAATCCCAGAGTTCCTTTTTGATCACCTTTGAGCCTCACTCCAATACGAAAGAATTGATTTCCACCCTCTTCAAAGGGAGTGACATCGATGACCTCTCCAGAAGTTTTATAAGTTTTTTTCCTACTTCTTAGCAGAATACTATCCAAGGGCATACCAACATTTAAAAAACCCTCTTCAGAAGCCATCTTAAAAGACAATCCTGATTCTGTAATATCTAACACCTCTTTAACAATTTTTTCTCCCTTAGGATATGAGAGAAATACTTCTAAAATAGGCCTCGCGGTATTGCTTGTGTATTCAGATCTTCCATTTGAAATGGCCTTGTTAGATGATGAATTTTTGATTGTAGTAAGTTCCAATTGTTGAGAGGTATTGGACCCTTTCCCGAATGAGTCCAATGTTTCTCTTTGAATGGCTGTTGTTTCCTGAGAAAGGCTATCATTCGTGACAATGATAGTAAGCAATGACTTCTCTTGCGATGAAATATTCTGCTTAAGTATATGAATTACTGAATTCAATATTTTTGACTCAAGATCTCGAATAGCGTTAAATTTGATTCCAATAGCATAGTATGCAATTTCACCGTTTTCTATAAAGCGGCAGGAAACGACCTGTCCGATTATATTGGTATAACAAACACTCTCCCCAAAGGAGAATTGGAGCCTTATCGCTGTGCCAGCCTCCAATACAGTATTGCTGTAGATGAGAATGCCTTCTAAGCTTATATTTTCTGTATAGCCTGATATTTCTACCCCATTTGCCTGTACGCGAACCGGAATTTTAATATGCTCTCGTTCATACCGACGTACTTGTGAACTCAGGCGCCGTCGCTCTGGAGAAATCAATGTAAGATCTACTCGTCGCTCTGTTACCCGTCGGTCGTTAAAGCCAATTTGAATAACACTC contains:
- a CDS encoding PilZ domain-containing protein, producing the protein MITKVSTYYERRKSVIQIGFNDRRVTERRVDLTLISPERRRLSSQVRRYEREHIKIPVRVQANGVEISGYTENISLEGILIYSNTVLEAGTAIRLQFSFGESVCYTNIIGQVVSCRFIENGEIAYYAIGIKFNAIRDLESKILNSVIHILKQNISSQEKSLLTIIVTNDSLSQETTAIQRETLDSFGKGSNTSQQLELTTIKNSSSNKAISNGRSEYTSNTARPILEVFLSYPKGEKIVKEVLDITESGLSFKMASEEGFLNVGMPLDSILLRSRKKTYKTSGEVIDVTPFEEGGNQFFRIGVRLKGDQKGTLGFKRTSLFPFVRLPRYSSDQITNLTKFINFNTETTEEHTGALIDFSIFGTKFSLTEKITPPLHIGQKLHDFAFIIGNEILPIGNAIIAHISENGNKLIIGVSFESDTLDPTKIFLLDKKTRIKHEITKKTSFPASVEINPAFKSAIVDLRCFLEKLKKEFDKYDLETQNEEAEYKDNIERVILDSAVKHYYPIIDTSMSHIASIVENFDQHSDLIHKEFFRQHLHALFLEAPFINRAYRKPLGYAGDYEMMNMLYRDSYEGETLFGKFLNNHIYQSPAAKAVRNRVPFLTDKIEMVVRNSLPLKSNTNYISVASIGCGPAKEIQDFLSRSDKRDQCKFSLIDSDKSALQHCQEKILRIDLSRKVRTKARFIHKSVIEIARGKEDIFPERQDLIYSIGLFDYLNTDFSKQLIRVLFENLNSNGVLIVGDFDPSCPTKNYLEYTMEWHLIYRNNSQMLELADLLNNIKEANVEKEPERVNNFLVLKKDG